The following are encoded together in the Theileria orientalis strain Shintoku DNA, chromosome 1, complete genome genome:
- a CDS encoding uncharacterized protein (cyclin-like F-box domain containing protein) has translation MSNYTPTNRRIRCFSFRRRRNVFDYVNVPTQATLQQLHQPTNTQREEPPEPSKHDDNRSDTTDDEQDLEPETQKYETYHPYVTNYHSTEKYAKKPTSKKVTPKSSIGEPPPPPKPPLNHAPSGPKYLEYGVVDLQTDFQKLSTETITRSSRKGSVTYHSFTREDHAPSRDVLGVGSRFLIGGKLSDGKPSMESRVWDMIERRGWGMVHENWNMVGARAFNSIVKYLTGMEISLCRQVCKGWYQNVTDVMVMRSEVIVSAFKKAYKEKLEYDRSYILFQPVLTATKSLRIDVIIRAKIQPYCTLHKNSFGYTYSYQSLSSDSKKNEGTQSASEPTRRDSIRETIGLFNRKLSKSKNVATTAAADTLGKKSVFISKFIFEVLKKNSCRTITFTRDLSSMHADDINLATSASVCQVCEGDYIEVPITLISAIGATDVKSIKFLPIVRDVLSKAPSHLDLLHREWYTVEPNSKYLEQLFPQNIHSYSIIHPHKLLPQLVHQVTQVAGIDVITSKSIYVASHTGMVVESCNIIGHTVEVVPKTDSIICMIQRIGLQHDRICHVQLRPGDNLQFYITKG, from the exons ATGTCCAATTACACTCCGACGAATAGGAGGATACGTTGTTTCAGTTttagaagaaggagaaatGTGTTTGATTATGTCAACGTGCCGACCCAGGCCACGTTACAGCAACTTCATCAACCAACAAACACCCAGAGAGAGGAACCTCCAGAGCCTTCGAAACATGACGATAACAGGTCAGACACAACCGACGATGAACAGGATTTGGAACCAGAGACACAAAAGTATGAAACATATCACCCATACGTAACAAACTATCATTCCACGGAAAAGTATGCGAAGAAGCCGACCTCTAAAAAGGTGACACCAAAATCGTCTATAGGAGAGCCGCCACCACCGCCGAAGCCACCATTAAACCACGCGCCCTCAGGACCGAAGTATTTGGAGTACGGAGTTGTGGATCTGCAGACCGATTTTCAGAAA TTGAGTACCGAGACGATTACTAGATCAAGTAGGAAGGGCTCAGTGACCTACCACTCGTTTACGAGAGAAGATCACGCACCGTCGAGAGATGTGCTGGGAGTAGGAAGTAGGTTTCTGATAGGAGGAAAGCTGAGCGACGGAAAGCCGTCAATGGAAAGCAGAGTGTGGGACATGATAGAGCGCAGAGGCTGGGGAATGGTACACGAAAACTGGAACATGGTGGGAGCAAGAGCGTTCAACAGCATAGTTAAGTACCTGACAGGAATGGAAATATCGCTCTGCAGACAAGTCTGCAAGGGCTGGTACCAGAACGTGACAGACGTTATGGTGATGAGGTCAGAAGTGATAGTGTCAGCCTTCAAGAAAGCATAcaaggagaagctggagtACGACAGAAGCTACATACTCTTTCAGCCAGTGCTGACTGCAACAAAGTCGCTGAGAATCGACGTAATCATCAGAGCGAAGATACAGCCCTACTGCACACTGCACAAAAACTCGTTCGGATACACGTACTCATACCAGTCGCTGTCTAGCGACTCGAAGAAGAACGAAGGAACGCAGAGCGCAAGCGAGCCGACCAGAAGAGACAGCATACGAGAAACAATCGGACTCTTCAACCGCAAGCTGTCAAAGTCGAAGAACGTGGCGACGACGGCCGCAGCGGACACGCTGGGGAAAAAGTCGGTCTTCATAAGCAAGTTCATATTCGAAGTTTTGAAGAAAAACAGCTGCAGAACCATCACGTTCACGCGCGACCTCTCAAGCATGCACGCAGACGACATTAACCTGGCGACGAGCGCAAGCGTGTGCCAAGTGTGCGAAGGAGACTACATCGAGGTCCCGATAACGCTCATCAGCGCAATAGGAGCGACCGACGTGAAGAGCATCAAGTTCCTGCCAATCGTGAGGGACGTGCTCTCGAAGGCGCCCTCGCacctggacctgctgcACAGGGAGTGGTACACGGTGGAGCCGAACTcgaagtacctggagcagCTGTTCCCGCAGAACATTCACTCATACTCGATCATACACCCGCACAAGCTGCTGCCGCAGTTGGTGCACCAGGTGACGCAGGTGGCAGGAATAGACGTGATAACGTCGAAGTCGATCTACGTAGCATCGCACACAG GAATGGTAGTTGAATCATGTAACATTATTGGACACACGGTAGAAGTTGTACCAAAAACGGACTCTATAATATGTATGATACAAAGAATAGGGTTACAACACGACCGAATATGCCACGTGCAGCTAAGACCA GGCGATAACCTACAATTTTACATAACGAAGGGGTAA
- a CDS encoding mitochondrial import inner membrane translocase Tim17 subunit produces the protein MQGRDISRQPCPDRIVEDMGGAFGMGSVGGFLWHFIAGAKNSPKGLILKNALYTASMKSPVLGGNFAVWGGTFSTFDCTFQALRKKEDHWNAIFSGFTTGGVLALRGGLKHASRNAFIGGLLLSIIETVSIVVNKRIAVTPRQHFQRQMDYERQLKNRDVNFTPNPSPT, from the exons ATGCAGGGTCGTGATATATCTAGGCAGCCCTGTCCTGATAGGATTGTTGAGGACATGGGTGGAGCCTTCGGTATGGGTTCCGTCGGCGGATTCCTTTGGCATTTTATCGCTGGTGCTAAAAATTCACCCAAGggtttaattttaaagaacGCCTTGTACACTGCGAGCATGAAATCTCCTGTTCTTGGCGGGAATTTTGCCGTTTGGGGTGGCACCTTTTCCACTTTTGACTGTACGTTCCAGGCTCTTCGTAAGAAGGAGGACCACTGGAACGCCATTTTTAGCGGCTTTACTACTGGCGGTGTTCTTGCTTTGAGGGGTGGTTTAAAGCACGCTTCCCGGAACGCCTTTATTGGCGGCCTTCTGCTCA gTATTATAGAGACTGTTTCAATTGTTGTAAATAAGAGGATTGCCGTGACTCCCAGGCAACATTTTCAGCGTCAAATGGACTATGAACGCCAGCTAAA gAATCGGGACGTGAATTTTACTCCCAATCCCAGTCCCACGTAG
- a CDS encoding protein kinase, which yields MSDSSNLNLDEYEIVTNFKLVKILSKGPLGNTALLCDNKGTCVVRKRFNISLITNTETKLCLNEIDIISKMSHPFIVKYICSYVEGKYLSIITDYCRGGDLHKYILNRNSKNKPIEEERILIWLTQILSALKFLHKNHILHRDLKTLNILIDSNKDLKICDFGVSKALNRTSDNTGTLIGTPYYFSPELVNGYKYGFPSDIWAVGCILYELCTFRTPFHGAKGIVELTRLINENEVPNLPLSYSPELNSLYKSMMIKDHRYRLTATELLSTEILQLYQILGNWECKSTKSVRKSKRTLYVIKIK from the exons ATGAGTGATAGTTCAAACTTG AATCTGGATGAGTATGAGATCGTTACCAATTTCAAGTTGGTCAAAATTCTTTCCAAAGGGCCTCTTGGAAATACCGCATTATTGTGTGACAATAAAGGAACATG TGTTGTCAGGaaaagatttaatattagtCTAATAACAAACACTGAAACCAAATTGTGTTTGAATGAAATAGAT attatttcaaaaatgAGCCATCCTTTCATTGTAAAGTATATTTGCAGCTACGTTGAGGGCAAATATTTGTCCATTATAACTGATTATTGCAGAG GCGGAGACCTCCATAAgtacattttaaacagaAATAGCAAGAATAAACCCATTGAGGAGGAAAGGATCCTCATTTGGCTAACACAGATATTATCGGCCTTAAAGTTTCTTCACAAAAATCACATACTTCACAGAG ACTTAAAGACTCTGAACATTCTAATCGATTCTAATAAGGATTTAAAGATTTGCGATTTTGGTGTTAGCAAAGCACTCAACAGGACTTCGGACAATACTGGTACCCTTATTGGTACCCCTTATTACTTCAGTCCAGAACTTGTAAAT GGTTATAAATATGGGTTTCCTTCCGATATTTGGGCTGTTGGCTGCATTTTATATGAGCTTTGCACCTTCAGAACCCCTTTTCATGGTGCCAAGGGGATTGTCGAGTTAACTAGACTGATAAACGAAAATGAA GTTCCTAATTTGCCTCTCTCATATTCGCCAGAACTTAACAGTCTGTACAAATCAATGATGATAAAGGACCATAGGTATAGGCTCACTGCCACAGAGTTGTTATCGACTGAGATATTACag CTGTATCAGATACTTGGGAATTGGGAGTGTAAGTCGACGAAAAGTGTGAGAAAATCAAAAAGGACCttatatgtaataaaaataaagtaa
- a CDS encoding ribosome biogenesis regulatory protein → MRRIGGSRYIQLIDLNILLTNVVSRSHYIIDQSFSTSFHRLLNPSKIQKVDNLEYCLKNLIAIDGTPTTHDLLNNENLLKHSRDNTQLLVNKLFSLSRTSTSDGVFADLPSDEAIVMPRVFPLPKPREKTRWEMFAELKGIKKRKRSRKVYDPTVGDWVPRWGYKSIKKNKLNKPPIVEVKEGQDDNLLDKLSAKRSLMKSKQKLRELRNKMEQGSGDKAKTQLHKTLQRVRESTKGLGKKGKLKGKTKLQIKRKPVSQSLSSEKDAYLSSIKKLNL, encoded by the exons ATGAGAAGAATCGGAGGATCTAGATATATACA ACTTATAgatttgaatattttgttaacTAACGTTGTTAGTAGATCacattatataattgatCAATCGTTTAGTACATCCTTCCATCGAttattaaat CCTTCTAAAATTCAGAAGGTTGACAATTTAGAATATTGTCTAAAAAATCTCATCGCAATTGACGGAACTCCGACTACACatgatttattaaacaatGAGAA CCTTCTCAAACATAGCAGAGATAACACACAGTTATTGGTAAACAAGCTCTTTTCATTGAGCAGGACATCTACTTCTGATGGTGTGTTTGCCGATCTTCCATCTGATGAAGCTATCGTTATGCCTCGGGTTTTCCCCCTTCCTAAACCTCGAGAAAAGACACGATGGGAGATGTTTGCAG agTTAAAGGGAATAAAGAAACGCAAGAGATCCAGGAAGGTTTACGATCCGACCGTTGGAGACTGGGTTCCCCGTTGGGGATACAAGTcgataaagaaaaataaattaaacaaaccTCCAATCGTTGAAGTCAAGGAag GTCAAGATGATAACTTGCTTGACAAATTGTCAGCAAAGAGGTCGCTAATGAAGTCGAAACAGAAATTGAGAGAG TTGAGGAATAAAATGGAACAAGGATCAGGAGATAAAGCCAAAACACAATTACACAAAACACTCCAGAG AGTCAGAGAATCGACGAAGGGACTCGGAAAGAAGGGGAAGCTGAAGGGGAAGACTAAGTTgcaaataaaaaggaaaccAGTTTCACAATCGCTATCATCGGAGAAAGATGCGTACCTGTCAAGCATTAAGAAACTAAATTTGTGA
- a CDS encoding co-chaperone protein encodes MKVNIYSPVCNNLLKNIGYSLLKKNGVGVKNIIRTNVETFYRPSTSAYINRRFFSGVDTSKESRGKLDKDSEEKTENETMNETDEQDLTPEDALRQENKSMKQKLSTLENKLKELELKYKLSLSNCDNMCKIHKKELDNAKVYAVTDFAKALLEVADTFELAFQHLKNSESEGSDDFVDGIKMTESLLQQTFERFGIERYESLNEEFNPQVHEAMFEVGDKNSHNKVIQVVKNGYKISGRILRPAKVGVSKRL; translated from the exons ATGAAAGTAAACATATACAGCCCAGTTTGTAACAATTTACTAAAAAATATCGGATATTCGTTGTTAAAAAAGAATGGAGTTGGTGTTAAGAACATCATAAGAACAAATGTGGAAACATTCTATAGACCGAGCACCTCAGCATATATAAACAGGAGATTCTTTTCAGGTGTAGATACCTCTAAGGAATCGAGGGGAAAGTTAGACAAAGATTCCGAAGAGAAAACCGAAAATGAGACAATGAATGAAACAGATGAACAGGACCTAACTCCAGAGGACGCACTTAGACAAGAAAACAAGTCGATGAAACAG AAACTGTCAACACTGGAgaataagctgaaggagcttGAGTTGAAGTATAAGCTGAGCCTGAGCAACTGCGACaacatgtgtaaaatacataagaaggagctggataACGCGAAGGTGTACGCAGTGACGGACTTCGCGAAGGCGCTCCTGGAAGTGGCGGACACGTTCGAGCTGGCGTTCCAGCACCTGAAAAACTCAGAGTCCGAAGGCTCGGACGACTTCGTGGACGGCATTAAAATGACGGAAAGCCTGCTCCAGCAGACGTTTGAAAGGTTCGGAATTGAAAGATACGAAAGCCTCAACGAGGAGTTCAACCCGCAGGTCCACGAGGCAATGTTCGAAGTGGGAGACAAGAACAGCCACAACAAGGTGATCCAGGTGGTTAAAAACGGATACAAGATAAGCGGCAGGATCCTGAGGCCGGCTAAGGTAGGAGTGTCCAAAAGGCTATAA
- a CDS encoding uncharacterized protein (Like-Sm ribonucleoprotein, core family protein), whose amino-acid sequence MVSGSDVDPLPHWICSLEDELGSLIWVTLRDDTFYVGLFKSFDQFGNIVITDAVKKIVISSKRSFSDIYCGYTVIRGESISYFCSIDAIAYLNLFNYDSFVDTGWVSRLYKIANIRRVKATVNKFDLYLNYLPIEDALMLEKEENKAKGVTKLSIEDIIANE is encoded by the exons ATGGTATCAGGATCTGATGTAGACCCACTTCCTCACTGGATATGCTCCCTCGAAGACGAATTGGGATCACTTATCTGGGTCACACTCAGAGACGATACGTTCTATGTgggtttatttaaaagctTTGATCAATTCGGAAACATTGTCATAACTGATGcagtaaaaaaaattgtcaTCAGTAGTAAGAGATCATTCTCAGATATATATTGTG GCTACACCGTAATACGCGGAGAAAGCATATCTTATTTCTGTTCGATCGATGCTATAGCATATCTAAACTTGTTCAACTACGACTCCTTTGTAGACACCGGCTGGGTCAGCAGACTGTATAAAATTGCAAATATAAGGAGAGTAAAGGCAACtgtaaacaaatttgaCCTGTACCTAAACTATTTGCCAATCGAAGACGCGCTGATGTTagagaaggaggaaaacaaGGCAAAGGGAGTCACAAAGTTGTCCATAGAAGACATAATCGCGAACGAATGA
- a CDS encoding choline/ethanolamine kinase, translated as MSIPCAELSDSDGETVSVTHDKCIEYCVKLVPKHLGLASEQYKSTDSKAPDSDRNALKVDQVFGGITNSLYKVTNTSNGKSVLVRIFGSHTSRIIDRTRERYICELLSKFQISKSVYCYFKEGQIEEWIEGRNLTHNDLVNSTYLVKIAQNLKKLHSISIDGDMSRLINGGSDVPRSCLWSTLWNYYKLCQRYVGKTRLKDSEIDFEELEKKITALEKVCNAVKSPLVLCHCDLLSGNIILLPDGNVRFIDFEYSCCMERAYDIANHFNEYMGFTGDFALIPDLDTQKRFIREYLKFDVTELRPGLEGFCGFNQVSHSEDAVDDLLREIQPFFMASHIVWGIWSLLQSSFSNVEFDFLRYAKKRIGYFMNSSFWEQL; from the exons ATGTCCATTCCTTGCGCGGAATTGTCGGATTCTGACGGTGAAACCGTCAGTGTTACACATGACAAGTGCATCGAATACTGCGTCAAGCTGGTCCCCAAACATCTGGGACTCGCTTCCGAGCAATACAAAAGCACAGATTCCAAAGCCCCTGATTCGGACCGAAATGCCCTGAAGGTAGATCAGGTATTTGGAGGAATCACAAATTCGTTGTACAAAGTTACCAACACCAGCAATGGTAAATCGGTTCTTGTCAGAATTTTCG GTTCCCACACGTCGAGGATCATCGATCGAACCAGGGAGCGCTACATATGCGAATTGTTGTCGAAATTTCAAATTTCTAAATctgtttattgttatttcaAG GAAGGTCAAATTGAGGAATGGATCGAAGGTCGAAACCTTACTCACAACGACCTCGTCAACTCAACCTATTTGGTGAAAATTGCCCAAAACCTCAAAAAACTTCACTCAATTTCTATCGACGGTGATATGAGCAGACTAATAAACGGG GGGTCGGACGTGCCCAGGTCCTGTTTGTGGTCCACCTTGTGGAATTATTACAAATTGTGCCAGAGATATGTCGGAAAGACTCGTTTAAAGGATTCCGAGATCGACTTTGAAGAGCTTGAAAAG AAAATTACTGCCCTTGAAAAGGTATGCAATGCTGTTAAGTCGCCCCTGGTTTTGTGTCACTGTGACTTGTTGTCCGGAAATATCATTTTGTTGCCGGACG GTAATGTCAgatttattgattttgaGTACTCGTGTTGTATGGAGCGTGCTTACGACATAGCCAACCACTTTAACGAATATATGG GTTTCACCGGCGATTTCGCCCTGATTCCCGACTTGGACACTCAGAAACGGTTCATCCGGGAGTACCTCAAGTTCGACGTAACTGAGTTGCGTCCCGGCCTCGAAGGCTTCTGCGGCTTCAATCAAGTTTCACATTCTGAGGACGCCGTTGACGATTTGCTTCGGGAAATACAGCCGTTCTTCATGGCCTCGCACATTGTCTGGG GCATCTGGTCTCTTTTACAGAGCAGTTTCTCTAACGTCGAGTTCGACTTTCTAAGATACGCCAAAAAGAGAATTGGATACTTCATGAACAGCAGTTTCTGGGAGCAATTATAA
- a CDS encoding small ribonucleoprotein D1, producing the protein MKLVRFLMKLANESVTVELKNGTVLTGTVIGIDISMNTHLKNVKVVNKNSDGKDGPNVVLLDHLTVRGNNIRYFILSDSIPLDTLLIDDTPVQKPSKTKFTSTRGRGRGRGGPPRGRGRFGGQRR; encoded by the coding sequence atgAAGTTAGTTCGTTTCCTTATGAAGCTAGCTAACGAGTCAGTTACCGTAGAACTGAAGAACGGAACTGTACTAACGGGCACAGTAATCGGTATTGATATTTCAATGAACACCCATTTGAAAAATGTCAaagttgtaaataaaaattcagATGGTAAAGATGGACCAAATGTAGTTTTACTCGATCACCTAACGGTGAGGGGAAACAATATAAGATATTTCATACTTTCCGACAGCATCCCACTAGATACACTATTAATAGACGATACACCGGTTCAAAAGCCAAGTAAAACTAAGTTTACATCAACGCGTGGCCGAGGgagaggacgaggaggacctCCAAGAGGAAGGGGCAGATTCGGAGGTCAAAGAAGGTGA
- a CDS encoding mitochondrial inner membrane subunit, translating to MLRKFINNSRLTRGFNPIYRNTYQNSHFDNGVTRHFTSESFMQTVINQVKKDLEKDKSLQEAMEKLESESNLSEKISKLSSYIDKTKDFSRNCMTKISETKENSAVIKKCIDSAKNIAIGFDKISNYLYDEKGHAKRIKSKMNLKSKAKAARPSKPATEHTAIEGAANTEEPEENIENALVLAKESVWERFGSRIRDMPFLSQFFENPVFSKLFGESSLAAALGEMKRIDSSFNLPDLVELVEHVIAPHVVECYLKGDHDALKLHCGETAFNILNTSIKERKSQKLELDPSILILKDVELKGGMKMKEGEPWLIFNFTTQQINCLRNSKGKVCAGRIDDIREVVYSIAISKHPNPLDTLEYPYLVGATT from the exons ATGCTAAGAAAATTCATAAACAATAGTAGATTAACACGAGGATTTAATCCGATATATCGCAACACTTACCAAAACAGCCATTTTGACAATGGAGTCACAAGGCACTTTACATCGGAATCGTTTATGCAAACAGTAATAAACCAGGTGAAAAAGGATTTGGAGAAGGATAAGAGTCTGCAGGAGGCAATGGAAAAGTTAGAAAGCGAATCGAACCTCTCGGAAAAAATATCGAAGCTGTCAAGCTACATCGATAAGACGAAGGACTTCAGCAGAAACTGTATGACGAAGATATCGGAGACGAAAGAAAACTCCGCGGTGATAAAAAAGTGCATAGACTCAG CCAAAAACATAGCAATTGGATTCGATAAGATATCAAACTACCTGTACGACGAAAAGGGGCACGCAAAGAGAATAAAGAGTAAGATGAACCTGAAAAGTAAAGCAAAAGCAGCGAG ACCATCTAAGCCGGCAACAGAACACACTGCAATTGAAGGCGCGGCTAACACGGAGGAGCCTGAGGAAAACATCGAAAACGCACTAGTGCTGGCAAAGGAGTCAGTATGGGAACGATTTGGAAGTAGAATAAGAGACATGCCCTTTCTGTCACAATTCTTCG AAAATCCAGTCTTCTCAAAACTATTTGGAGAGTCTAGCCTAGCAGCAGCGCTGGGAGAAATGAAGAGAATTGATTCGAGCTTCAACCTGCCGGACCTGGTGGAGCTGGTGGAACACGTAATAGCGCCGCACGTAGTAGAGTGTTACCTGAAGGGGGACCACGATGCTCTCAAACTA CACTGTGGAGAGACCGCCTTTAACATTCTAAACACATCAATCAAAGAACGCAAATCACAAAAATTGGAGCTAGATccttcaattttaatactGAAGGACGTGGAGTTGAAGG GAGGgatgaaaatgaaggaAGGGGAACCATGgctaatatttaattttacaactCAGCAGATCAACTGCCTGAGGAACAGTAAGGGCAAAGTGTGTGCAG GTAGAATCGACGATATTAGAGAAGTGGTGTACTCAATAGCAATATCAAAGCATCCCAACCCTCTCGACACACTGGAGTATCCGTACCTGGTAGGAGCAACTACTTGA
- a CDS encoding polyadenylate-binding protein: MASTIKTVPNDNGIMMPMREGQVFSSASLYVGDLQPDVTEAVLYEVFNTIGPVASIRVCRDSVTRKSLGYAYVNYYSTQDAEAALENLNYIEIKGHPTRIMWSNRDPSLRKSGAGNIFVKNLDKSIDTKSLYDTFAHFGTILSCKVAVDSTGASRRYGFVHYESEESAREAIEKVNGMLIGGKKVEVAPFLRKQDRETEEVYTNLYVRNFPADWDEEALRQFLEKYGEITSMMLKEDSKGRRFAFVNYKEASVAKEVVTTLNDLKLEEASDPLLVCPHQDKVKRQNMLKAQFSTVSPGQDDKRLTSNLYIKNLDDTFDDASLGELFKQFGTITSSKVMLDANNNSRGFGFVCFSNPQEATKAIAAMHLKLVKGKPLYVGLAEKRDQRLMRMQQRRGFEPHARDLMFSDPQSMYYQRQFPGVVVPNNVPPSKKFPPNFTTTNPQLNNYPPNYNANFPPVNSYNNYPVRNVGANAAAANVRNMSPMNNTAVGSNIPHYPGVVPPNMAHVVPGAMGVPANMAHHVVPPNMAHVVPGTMGVPPTMVPGAVGMRRNNNNAKSQMPPVSAFKFTPQARNRDMPVHPQYVVNGNVQVDDVALQKQMIGERLFPIIARDNPDLAGKITGMMLEIDNQELLQLLDDNDQLKAKIDEAIRVLKQAS; this comes from the coding sequence ATGGCTTCTACAATTAAGACAGTTCCCAACGACAACGGTATCATGATGCCCATGAGAGAAGGACAAGTGTTCTCATCAGCAAGTCTGTATGTAGGAGATCTACAGCCAGACGTGACTGAAGCAGTGTTGTACGAAGTGTTCAACACAATAGGACCAGTGGCATCGATCAGAGTTTGCAGAGACTCAGTAACAAGAAAATCGCTGGGATACGCATACGTTAACTACTACAGTACACAGGACGCAGAAGCAGCCCTGGAAAACCTCAACTACATAGAAATCAAAGGACACCCAACCAGGATCATGTGGAGTAACAGAGACCCGTCACTCAGAAAGTCCGGAGCAGGAAACATATTCGTTAAAAACCTGGACAAAAGCATAGACACGAAGAGCCTGTACGATACATTCGCACATTTTGGAACAATACTGAGCTGTAAAGTGGCAGTAGACTCAACAGGAGCTTCGAGGCGCTACGGATTCGTGCACTACGAAAGCGAAGAAAGCGCAAGAGAAGCAATAGAAAAGGTTAACGGAATGCTTATAGGAGGAAAGAAGGTCGAGGTAGCGCCGTTCCTGCGTAAGCAGGACAGGGAGACGGAAGAAGTGTACACGAACCTGTACGTGCGCAACTTCCCCGCAGACTGGGACGAAGAGGCCCTGAGACAGTTTTTGGAAAAGTACGGAGAGATCACAAGCATgatgctgaaggaggactcGAAGGGAAGAAGATTCGCATTCGTGAACTACAAGGAGGCCTCGGTGGCGAAGGAAGTGGTAACAACACTTAACgacctgaagctggaggaggcCTCAGACCCGCTGCTGGTGTGCCCACACCAGGACAAGGTGAAGAGACAAAACATGCTTAAAGCACAGTTCAGCACAGTGAGTCCGGGCCAGGACGACAAGAGGCTGACGAGTAACCTCTACATCAAGAACCTGGACGACACGTTCGACGATGCGTCGCTGGGAGAGCTGTTTAAGCAGTTTGGAACGATTACGAGCAGCAAGGTGATGTTGGACGCAAACAATAACTCGAGAGGATTCGGGTTCGTCTGCTTCAGTAATCCGCAGGAGGCGACGAAGGCAATAGCAGCAATGcacctgaagctggtgaagggAAAGCCGCTGTACGTTGGTCTGGCGGAAAAGAGAGACCAGAGACTGATGAGGATGCAGCAGAGAAGAGGATTCGAGCCGCACGCAAGAGACCTGATGTTCAGCGACCCGCAGTCTATGTACTACCAGAGGCAGTTCCCAGGAGTGGTAGTGCCGAACAACGTGCCGCCCTCAAAGAAGTTCCCGCCCAACTTCACGACGACGAACCCGCAGCTCAACAATTACCCACCGAACTATAACGCGAACTTCCCACCAGTCAACTCGTACAATAACTACCCGGTGAGAAACGTGGGCGCAAAcgcagcagcagcgaaCGTGAGGAACATGTCGCCAATGAACAACACGGCGGTAGGAAGCAACATCCCACACTACCCAGGAGTAGTGCCGCCAAACATGGCGCACGTGGTGCCTGGGGCAATGGGAGTGCCCGCAAACATGGCGCACCACGTAGTACCGCCGAACATGGCACACGTGGTACCAGGAACGATGGGAGTGCCGCCGACCATGGTGCCAGGAGCAGTGGGCATGAGAAGGAACAACAATAACGCAAAGTCACAAATGCCACCAGTTAGCGCATTCAAGTTCACGCCGCAGGCACGCAACAGAGACATGCCAGTGCACCCGCAGTACGTCGTTAACGGAAACGTACAGGTAGACGACGTGGCGTTACAGAAGCAGATGATAGGAGAGAGGCTGTTCCCAATAATTGCAAGAGACAACCCAGATCTCGCAGGCAAAATAACAGGAATGATGCTAGAAATTGATAACCAGGAGCTGttgcagctgctggacgacaATGATCAATTGAAAGCCAAAATCGATGAAGCTATTAGAGTACTTAAACAAGCGAGTTAA